A stretch of Natronococcus sp. CG52 DNA encodes these proteins:
- a CDS encoding deoxyuridine 5'-triphosphate nucleotidohydrolase, whose protein sequence is MFRSGAFVADHVSPTTDDQIQPNGVDLTLDVVFEQLEPGRIGRDGKQIGDRVARPLEELEQKAPDTYYLPQGVYVARYSERIEIPDGHIGFVYPRSSLMRNSCMLNTAVWDAGYEGRGEGLLQVHHDVEIARGARIAQLVFAEADHEDVYDGSYQGENLD, encoded by the coding sequence ATGTTCCGTTCCGGCGCATTCGTCGCCGACCACGTCTCCCCGACGACCGACGACCAGATCCAGCCCAACGGCGTCGACCTCACCCTCGACGTCGTCTTCGAACAACTGGAGCCGGGTCGTATCGGTCGGGACGGCAAACAGATCGGTGACCGCGTTGCCCGCCCGCTCGAGGAACTCGAGCAGAAGGCTCCCGACACGTACTACCTGCCCCAGGGCGTCTACGTCGCCCGCTACAGCGAACGCATCGAGATCCCCGACGGCCACATCGGATTCGTCTACCCGCGCTCGTCGCTGATGCGCAACTCGTGTATGCTCAACACCGCCGTCTGGGATGCGGGCTACGAAGGTCGCGGCGAGGGGCTGTTGCAGGTCCACCACGACGTCGAAATCGCCCGCGGCGCTCGCATCGCCCAGCTCGTGTTCGCGGAAGCCGACCACGAGGACGTCTACGACGGCAGCTACCAGGGCGAGAACCTCGATTGA